The Congregibacter litoralis KT71 genome contains a region encoding:
- a CDS encoding GNAT family N-acetyltransferase, with product MPWPDPVSLEGEFASLVPLQEDHADALALASGDGEVWRAWYTNVPAPADVAAEIARRLGEQRAGRMLPFTVLDQAGVPAGMTTYMNIDATSPRVEIGSTWYAKRVQRTSLNTQCKRLLLAHAFESLGCIAVEFRTSSYNRASRRAIERIGAKADGILRNHSRHQNGTLRDTCVYSILDSEWPGVKAQLDHMLGFDAP from the coding sequence ATGCCGTGGCCAGATCCCGTTTCTCTTGAGGGCGAGTTCGCGAGCTTGGTTCCCCTCCAGGAGGACCATGCTGATGCGCTGGCTTTGGCGAGCGGTGACGGTGAGGTGTGGCGCGCCTGGTACACCAATGTGCCCGCACCGGCAGATGTAGCCGCCGAAATCGCGCGACGTTTGGGCGAGCAGCGAGCAGGCCGCATGCTGCCTTTTACCGTACTCGATCAGGCGGGCGTGCCCGCGGGTATGACCACCTATATGAACATCGATGCGACGTCGCCGCGCGTGGAAATCGGCTCCACCTGGTACGCTAAACGCGTCCAGCGCACGTCCCTGAATACCCAGTGCAAGCGGCTGTTACTGGCCCACGCCTTTGAGTCCCTCGGCTGCATCGCCGTGGAGTTCCGCACCTCATCCTATAATCGCGCCAGCCGCCGTGCCATTGAGCGCATCGGTGCCAAGGCGGACGGGATTCTGCGCAATCACAGCCGCCACCAGAACGGCACGCTGCGGGACACCTGCGTGTACTCGATTCTGGATAGCGAATGGCCCGGCGTAAAGGCGCAGCTTGATCACATGCTGGGATTTGACGCCCCGTGA